The region CTTGGATCGGCATGAATAGGGCCGTTACCGTAAGTGGAAACCGGCGTCAGAAAAGTTGACGAGGGCTGGGGGCGTTCTGGATGATCGTAGATACCCCGCTGAAAACTGCGCGGAATCTGTCATGATGTATGGACAGTTTGTCACGCGCGAGTACCGCTTTGCAACCCACCGCCAGAACGAGTCGGCACTGACTAAGCGATCGCCACGCAAGCCCACCAGGACTGAAAAGGCCAGCGACGATTGCGCTGGCCACCGATGGCTTTTCCCGGAACCACTGAATGTCTGACGCCCCCGATCCCAATGCCTCACCCGTTCCAGGTGGTGCCGGTCCCGTCGCCCACGTCGTGCTGTATCAACCGGAAATTCCACCGAACACCGGAAACATCGGTCGGTCATGTGTTGCCGTCGGTGCCAAACTCTGGATCGTTCGTCCCGCAGGATTCGATTACAGCGACGCCCGTGTTCGCCGCGCGGGACTAGATTACTGGCAGCACTTGGATCTCGAAGACGCCGAAAATTGGACGGAACTGACCGAGAAACTGCCTGCGACAAACATTTACTACTTCTCACGATTCGCCGAACGGACGATCTGGGATGTCGAGTTTGACTACGGCGACTGCTTTGTTTTCGGCAGCGAATCGAGTGGCCTGCCACGGTCCATCGTACAACCGGGCGACCCCCAAGCCCTACGATTGCCGACCACCAAAGTCGTCCGCAGCTTGAACTTGGCGACTACGGCCGGCATCGTGCTCTTCGAACAGCAGCGCCAATTGTTTCGGCGATACGGCACACAGCCGTCATAACACGCATCGGCGAGCGAAACATGCTGTTCGATCACAGTTATTTTGTCAGATTTTGCCATCGTTTTTAAGTCGATAACTAACCTGCAAACGGTCATCGCAGCAGAGCGGACGGGTCTGCCTGTATCGTTTCTCGTGCTCCGCCAAGATTTAAGTTTGAGTTTGGCTCATCCGCCGACGGGCGTTAGCCCCGGTTATTGCATAAAAACCATGGCTTGCGCCAATCGGCAAATCTTATTTCCAAAGGGTAACGGAACACTCGTTTCACTGTCTTACTGTATCACTGGCCGTTTGCAGCATTCATGGACCTTCTCGTCATCTGGGCCCGATCGATTCGCCGGCACGTCGTTTTGACGTTTGCCCCGGTCGTGATCATCGTTGCCTTGACGGTATTGGTGATTCTGTATTTTCCACGCACCTACCGCTCGCGATCACAACTGTTGCTTCGGGTCGGCCACGAAAATGCCACGATCGACCCGACCGTCGAAGCTGCCGGACAGATGGTCAACTTGCAGGTGACGCGCAAGAACGACATCGAAACCGCGCTCCAAGTGATGCACAGCCGATCGGTGCTCGCCGAAGTCGTCGATCGACTCGGTTCCGAACTGATCCTGCAAGGCGATCGCGCCGCCAACCAAACCTCTGCGGTCACCGAACAAGCGACTGATTCAGCCGCCGGCTGGCTCAGTCAACTAAAAAACTCCGCCGGTGCGGCAATCGCATCGATCGATCCGATCACCGACCGCGAACGAGCCATCCGCGAACTTGGCAGCCACCTAGAGGTCTTTGCCACCAGCGAAGCAAGCGTGGTCGATGCCGAGTACCGAGCAAAATCACCCACCCTCGCACAGCAGATCCTCGCGACTTGGCTGAATTGCTACCTCGGCAAACATGCCGAACTGCACCGAACCAGCGGCGCTCATCAATTCTTTCTTGCCGAAGAAGATGAAATGCGTACCAAGCTCGAACAGGCTTATGCGGATTTGCGAGCGGCGAAAACGGAAAGTGAGTTGGTCACCGTCGCCGGGCATCAAAAGCTGCTCGAGAATCAACTCGCCCAAGTGCGACAATCGTTGTCTCAGACCGAAACGCTGCTCGCCGGAAGCCAAGCTCGCTCCGAAATACTACTCGCCTCTTTATCCAAAACCGAAAACCGCACCGTCACCGACGAGGTCAAAGGCAAGGCGAACGAAGCCCGTGACGAAATGCGCGGCCGGTTGTTCGAGTTGGAAGTCCTCGAAAGAGAGTTTGCCGCAAAATACAAGTCCGATCATCCACGACTGATCACCATCCGTAGCCAACTCGCCGAAGCCCAACAAATCGTCGACCAGCAGGACGAAGGTCGCGCCGAAATCACCAGCGGGATCAACCCCGTGTTTCAGCAATTGCAACAAGAACTGCTGATGGAGAAAGCCGCCGAAGCGGGGCATCAACGACAACGTGAAACCCTGCTCGCCCAAGTCAAACAACTGCAGTCAGAAATGGCTGACCTGAATACGACCGAGCAACACATTTCGTTTTTGGATCGCCGCGTCGATGTACTCCAACGTCAGTATGCCGAACACAGCAAACGATTGGACCAAGCGAGGATTGACGAAGCGCTGCGGCAACGTCGCATTACAAGCGTGAACGTGATTCAGAATGCGAGCCTCGAAGAACGGCCGATCAGCCCCAAGAAATCGCTCGTCGCCGCGTTGGGCATGTTCGCTAGCTTCGCAACAATTCTTGGTTTGCCGTTACTACTCGCCGGCTGGGATGAAACAAAGCAGGCATCAGAACCGCTGACCGATCTCCCTGCTTGTCCTCCGATAAACGCAACTGGATCGTCGAACCGAGCAGACGAGGAAGAAGCTCGCTTGGATTCGATGTTCCAAGACACCACTCCTCAACCGTCAGGTGCTGCGTCACATGACAATGAAGACCCCGCCAAGCGGCTGGCGAAGTAAACGCTCATGCCCCAGCCGCCGCTTCGCCATCCGCCGGTGCATTCACAACGAGTCAGGCAGCAGGTGACTCGGCACGGCATCTTACTGACCAAACTCGCCGACATGCGAACTTGGTTGTCGAGTGCCCAAACCCGGACACGGTTCTGCATCGCGGTGATCTATCTGCTTCCGCTGCTTACATACACTACACCTGGAATTCCGCCGGAGAACGCCGGACTGGATCGATACTTCGCGCTCACCAAAGCCATTCTCTTGGCATCGACCGTCGCGATCGGTTCACTGATTATCGTGTTCGGTTTTCGCTCGAATTCGATCGACCGGTCAGTTCAATCGTTCGGCGGATGGCTGCTCTTTTTCGCATGGGCGGTGACCACCATTTTATGGTCACCGTTAAAAACGGTTTCGCTTAGCCAAGCCGGCGGTCTATTCTCATTGTTGCTGCATTCGATCATTGTCGCTTCGGTCTGCGACCATCGCGGGAATGTTTCACGGCTTTTTCGGCACCTCTGCCAAAGTCTAATTCTGTTGGCGACCTTCATCGTAACGGTCTACGTCTTCGATCCGGTGACTTCGGGACTGGACCGTGAAATTCTGAACGTCCAAGGCGACGGTTTGGTTCACCCGACGGCGTCAGGCGCCGCCGCCGCACTTGGGTTACTGCTGGCAACGATTGCGTACACCGCGTTTCGCTTTCATTGGTCAGCTCGCGTGCTGGCCGTTAGTATTTTGACCTGTGGCCCGCTGCTGCTGCTTAGCAACAGTCGTACGGCGACGGTGCTCGCCGGACTGATCATCCCGGTATGTCTGTTTTCCTTTGGTTCGACCCGTCGCCGCGGCGCGATGATTGTCGGTGCGGCGGTTCTCTCGCTGGTGGTAATCATCGTCGATCCGGGCTTCACACTGATCGATCAAGGGCTCGGATCGAGCGTTCAATATCTGATGCGAGGCCAAGACCTTGCCCAGTTGCGTCAAGCTTCCGGTAGGCAAGAGATGTGGACCGCGATTTGGTCGGAATACTTACACGCTCCGCTGACCGGTCATGGTTATTATGTGACCAGTCGAACCGGCAGCCTTTACGTTTGGAATCACTTTGCCAACCACACCGCCCACAACATCTACCTGCAAATCTTCGCGGGGACCGGGCTGATCGGTTTCACGCTATGGAGCGTTGCCATGGTCACGGTGATCGTCCAATGCTGGCGACTATGGGAAATCGACCGCTTCACCCGTCACCTTGCGTGGTCACTATTCTTCTGTGCGTTGTGGTATATGGGCTGGAGCCTTGGCAGTGCGTCGTTCATGGGTCCGCTGCGTTATGAATCTGTGATCGCGTTCACGTTGCTTGGGATCGGCGTCGGCCAAAGCTACCGCGACGCAATTCGAAACAGCAGAATCTCAACCTGAGAAGCGATTGTCAATTTGATGCCACATCGATGAAGCGTCACCAACCTTGCTAAAGGACACACTGAGCTTTTGTGAGGCACGGTGTCCGCCGACGGTCGTCGTAAAGCCGCCGTAGAGACTTGAGAACACAGCGAGGGCGTCGTTCACGCCGTCCAAATTCAAAGATGTTGGCTCAACCAACGAATTGGAATGAATGTTGCAACCGAGCGGTGGCCGATAAAGGGTTGTCTTCCTTCACTTCCATCTACGAGGCCTACGATGGTTACCTTGACTCCGCAATCCGCCGCTGGCGGTGCCACTGGCGCCCAAATCGTGATTCAAACGGTTCACGGAAACATGATGTCGATTTCAATTGCAATGCTGCAACAGATCGGAATTGGGCGTGGAACGAGCACCATGCAAGCATCCGGGGCACGGCAGGCCGAGACCAAGTCATAGTGTTCACCCCCGGTTGAAACCGTCGCGTTGATGTCGCCGGTTGCGAGAGGAAATACTCGCATGAACCGAGGCGGGCGACCACTCCCCCATCAGTCTTTCCTCCCTTCGTGTCCTTTTGCTATAGACGATGCGTCTTGCAGCAAAACACAATGAGGGTCGGTTTGATGGGACGGATTTCAGTAAGGGTGCTTGGGTTCGGACTAGCGATTTGTACGTGGCTTCCACTTGTCCAGGCGACCGATCCGACGGTCGCACCAGGAAAGAAGACTGATGTCGAGGAAGCCACCGCTGATGTAACCACAGCCTATGGAAGTACCGCCTATGGAAGTACAGCGGAAAAGATCGCCCCGCTGCCTCCGGCCGCACTCTTTGTCAGCGGCGGCGCCGACGCGCTGCTGGGGCGTGAAACAATCGCCGCGCGAATGCTGCGTCAGGCTTCCCACCAGGTTCCACGCGAACTGATCAAGTTCGAGATCCGCATCATTTCGGTCGACGCCGAGACCCGCGACCAGATCTACGCACTTGCCGATCCGGAAAGCATCACGACTGAGATCACCGCGATCGAAGACCAAGAAAGCTTGATCGTCGAAAACGAGCCTTCGTCATCGGCGAGCTTCCATCGAACTGTTTCCGGGAGCGTGATCTCCTCCGCCACCATCGACGACGCTCGCATGTTCGCCGTTCTTGCGGCAGTCCGCGACAACGAAAACAGCAATCTGGTCAGCGCCCCAACCATGATCGTCGCCCCGGGACAAACCGGTGCGATTCAGAAAAAGGTTCAGCGTCCATTTCTGTCCAAGATGAACGAAGTGCTGGTCGAGGATCAAGTCTCTTTCGAAACTGGTATCGAAGTCCTTGACGAAGGCGTCGACTTGGCGGTCGAAGGCGAATGGGAAGGCGATCAATTGACCGTTCGAACAAAACTGCAGCAATCTCGCATCGCCAGTGTTCGCAATCTGAAGATCTACGGGATCGGTGAAAGCCCAAAGTCGTTGCAACTTCCGACCCAGGAAATTCGACTCGCCGCACTTTCTAAACAAGTCGCCGAAGGTGACACCGTCATGATGGATCCGTTTTTTGAACAGACACAGCGACGGACAAAGACCGAAGTTTCGCCAACATTAAAAGCGGTGCCTTATGCAGGGCAAATGTTCGGAAAGCAGGTCACCGAGGACGTCCGGACCACGATGCTGGTCTTGATCACCGGCAGAAAGTACGTCCCCAAGGAAAACGCTCCCGCAGATGCAAACCAATTGGCCAATCCCGTTCGCCAAGCTTCGGCAACGACCGACCAACAGGCGAAGTGAGCTTACGAAGGCGTACTCGCGGGTTGCGAGAGGCCTAACCACCACGCACCGATTGCCAGCCATAGCGGGATCATGACCAGTCCCGCCAGCGAGGTTCCCAGCACCACGCGAAGTGCGGTTTGCGTGTCGCGATCGTAAAGCTTTGCCAACACGATCGGAAAGACCGCCGACGGCATCGCTGCCTGCAGCATTGCAACGGTTCGTAAATCGGTCGTCGTGACGACCGCGCCGCTGGTGACGATCAAGATCGCCGGCAACAAAATCTGACGGATCCCGATCGCGGACAAAATTACACCGGGCGCCATGATCCAAGATCGGTCTCGAACGAAATCAATGATGATCGCTCCGCTGAGCAACAGCCCCATCGGGATCGCGCAAGACCCCAGCGAATCGATCGCCGTCTGAACTGAATCGGGAATCTTTTCGGTCAGCCCAACGAGACTCATCGCGATCGACAAAACGACCGCCCACAAGGGAATGCTGGTCAGTGTTTTCTTCCAGCTATCGCCCCCCGTCCCGCTGATGATTGAAATCCCAATCGACCACAGGGCGATCGTCACACCAACGTTGTGGACGATCAAATCGATGACGGCTGTCTGATAGAACCGCTCGGCAAGCGGCAAGGGAATATAGCCGTAATTACAAATTCCCGCACACAACGCGAAGGCACGCTGTGACGCATCGGTTTTTAATCCGACCAGCGGGCCGATCTTGCGGGCGAAAAGCAATGCAATTCCAAAACCAATCGCCGTGGTCAAAAACCCCATCAACGGCGCCTGCCAAGTGGTGGCCAATGACTCGAGTTGGTCGGCAGACTCGCGCGAGGAAAAGTTCTTTAGGAAGTAGGCGGGCAATAAAACGTTCGCCGTCAAGTTGGCCAACGTCCGGTCGGCTTCGGCGGTCAGCCACCCCGCCCAACGGCACACCGCTCCAACGCCCATGACGAGAAAGACGGCGATGACGGATGCGATAATGGGCTTGAACTCTTCCATGCCCCGCGTTATCCGCCATAACGGACAGGGATGTCAATGCACCGGCCCTCGCTCGGCAGGGGATGGTGAAAATCATCCCCCGAAGCGTCGGTGAATGCCGACCGTTTTGGTCCAACGGACGATCCGCCTTTAAAGATTCGGCATTGCCCACCATTGCCCGGTAATCACCGAAGCCAACGCCCGATCGTAAATCACCGGGGCGAATCGAAAGCCTGGTGGAAAGGAAACCACCAATCCCCCAGAAAGTTTGATCGCGGACTTCAATACTTCCCTTGGGGGCAGCCATCAATTCGGTCGACGATAGCCATCAGACGATCCCCATCAACCGACGGAACCGGCGACCTTCGAAGGTTCGATTTTCTCGCCTCGACTGATCACCACCAATCCACTTTCGGTAATCTTCAGACCGCGGGCGGCGTCGGCGGCTGGGTCAAAACCGATTTCGGTTTCCGCCGGGATCGAGACTCCCTTGTCAACAATGACGCGTCGTAATCGGCTGCGACGACCGACGTTGACGTCATCGAACAAGATACTGTCTTCGACCGAAGCGTAGCTATTCACGCGGACGCCTGGCCCCAATATGCTGCGCGATACACTGCCACCGCTGACGATCGCGCCCTGGCACACGAGCGAATCGAGCGCGGTGCCCCGACGTGTTGATCCGCCTTCACTACCGAAGACAAACTTCGGCGGAGGCAGATTAGGCTGGAACGCGCGAACCGGCCAGTGTTCGTCGTAAAGGTTGAGTTGGGGGTCGATCGAAATCAAATCCATCGACGCCTCGTAATACGCATCGATCGTCCCAACATCGCGCCAATACGCGTCGCTTTTGCGGTTCTCGTCCATGAACGGATAAGCACACACGACGTGCGAGTTGATCGCTCCGGGGATCACGTTTTTTCCAAAGTCATGGTCGCTAGCCATGTTGGTCGCGTCATTACAAAGCGCCTCGAAAAGAAATCGTGCGCTGAATACGTAAATGCCCATCGACGCCAAACACACATCGGGATCTTCCGGCGTTGGGATCGGCGCGTCCGGCTTTTCTTGAAAGCCAACGACTCGGTGGTCAGGATCAATCTGCATCACACCGAATTGCTTTGCCTCTTCGACGCTCACACGGAGTGCACCGATGGTGATGTCGGCACCACGCTTACGATGGAACTCGACCATCGGGCCATAGTTCATCTTGTAAATGTGATCTCCTGCCAAGACGACCACATGTTCAGGCTTCTCCCGCTCGATCGCGTAGATATTTTGGTACACGGCATCGGCAGTTCCCGAATACCAGTTACCGGCGATTCGTTGCTGCGGCGGGACGACGTCGATGAACTCGCCCAACTCACGACAAAAGTACTGCCGCCAGGCCAGATTGATGTGCCGATCAAGGGATTGCGCTTTGTATTGCGTGAGCAACAATAGGCGACGCATGTCACTGTTCAAACAGTTGCTCAGCACAAAGTCAATGATTCGGTAAAGACCACCGAAAGGAACCGCCGGCTTGGCTCGATCACGAGTCAATGGTTCGAGACGTGAGCCACGCCCTCCGGCCAAAATCACAGTCAAGATGTCACGCATTTGAGGAAACCTGTTCCGTCATCAGGTATCGCCGCCACCGTTATTGGCACGCGGCGGTTTTCATTGGGGGAAGTTTGTCATCGAGGGACACCGTTGCGATATCGGCACCTTTACCCTTTGTCGTAAGTTACCAAATGCAGAAGCCACCACGGGACGGAAAATGGCGGATAATTCCCCTAAAACAGAATATAAGGGTGCCGAAACCGCACGCTGAGTCGTTTGGTCTCAGATTTGCCATTCGCCCTTCACACTGCCATCGTGACGCACCGCCGTCGAGTTGGGATTCCCCTCACCGGCCCTATTTTGACAGGCGAGAATCGATCCGATTGGCGACACGCTTGAACACTTCTCCCCCAACAAAAGCAACGCCGAATCACTGGGCCAACGTTCGCGTCAAGGCAAACACCCGAGGCAACCCAGCCTTCGTGATCGTCGGACCAGCGTGGTGGCAAGCTCGCCGGTCCGGGGTGTAAAAAAGTCACTCGGTGGGGAAAAGTTTGCAAGCGTCTAACATGCCTTGATCGACCGTCAACTTTGAAACCAGAATCAACCTGAACTGTGGAGTCAAACAGGATGTCCAAAACCTGGAAACATGTCAGTGGTGCGCTCGGAGCGATGATTTTTGGTTCGCTCGTCACGGGCGTCGTGATGACATCGCCAACGTTTTTGCGAAACGATCCAGTCGCCCAAGAACCAGTCATGCGACAACCGGCGGAAACGTTGATTGCTCAACGTGAAAACCAGAACATGCTTCAAGAGTTCGGCAATTCGGACGCTCGCCCCCTGGGCGGCCAAAACCTTGCCGCCGCCGAGGGTCTTTCTACCGCCTTTCGAAACGTTGCCAACTTTGTCCGGGCAAGTGTGGTCAGCATCAATACAAAACAAACTCGGGTCATCGGCGGACGCCAGCTCCCACCTGGCTTTCAAGACTTTTTTAACATTCCGGAAATCCAGCCACGCCAACGCCAGGAAACTGGGATGGGCAGCGGCGTCGTCGTCCGCCGTGACGGTTACATCCTGACCAACAACCATGTAATTGAGGGCGCAGACGAACTCGAGATCGAATTCAGCGACGGCAGAAAAGCAGCCGGTCGTATCGTCGGAACCGACCCACAAACCGATTTGGCC is a window of Roseiconus lacunae DNA encoding:
- a CDS encoding tRNA (cytidine(34)-2'-O)-methyltransferase, yielding MSDAPDPNASPVPGGAGPVAHVVLYQPEIPPNTGNIGRSCVAVGAKLWIVRPAGFDYSDARVRRAGLDYWQHLDLEDAENWTELTEKLPATNIYYFSRFAERTIWDVEFDYGDCFVFGSESSGLPRSIVQPGDPQALRLPTTKVVRSLNLATTAGIVLFEQQRQLFRRYGTQPS
- a CDS encoding GumC family protein, with protein sequence MDLLVIWARSIRRHVVLTFAPVVIIVALTVLVILYFPRTYRSRSQLLLRVGHENATIDPTVEAAGQMVNLQVTRKNDIETALQVMHSRSVLAEVVDRLGSELILQGDRAANQTSAVTEQATDSAAGWLSQLKNSAGAAIASIDPITDRERAIRELGSHLEVFATSEASVVDAEYRAKSPTLAQQILATWLNCYLGKHAELHRTSGAHQFFLAEEDEMRTKLEQAYADLRAAKTESELVTVAGHQKLLENQLAQVRQSLSQTETLLAGSQARSEILLASLSKTENRTVTDEVKGKANEARDEMRGRLFELEVLEREFAAKYKSDHPRLITIRSQLAEAQQIVDQQDEGRAEITSGINPVFQQLQQELLMEKAAEAGHQRQRETLLAQVKQLQSEMADLNTTEQHISFLDRRVDVLQRQYAEHSKRLDQARIDEALRQRRITSVNVIQNASLEERPISPKKSLVAALGMFASFATILGLPLLLAGWDETKQASEPLTDLPACPPINATGSSNRADEEEARLDSMFQDTTPQPSGAASHDNEDPAKRLAK
- a CDS encoding O-antigen ligase family protein, whose product is MPQPPLRHPPVHSQRVRQQVTRHGILLTKLADMRTWLSSAQTRTRFCIAVIYLLPLLTYTTPGIPPENAGLDRYFALTKAILLASTVAIGSLIIVFGFRSNSIDRSVQSFGGWLLFFAWAVTTILWSPLKTVSLSQAGGLFSLLLHSIIVASVCDHRGNVSRLFRHLCQSLILLATFIVTVYVFDPVTSGLDREILNVQGDGLVHPTASGAAAALGLLLATIAYTAFRFHWSARVLAVSILTCGPLLLLSNSRTATVLAGLIIPVCLFSFGSTRRRGAMIVGAAVLSLVVIIVDPGFTLIDQGLGSSVQYLMRGQDLAQLRQASGRQEMWTAIWSEYLHAPLTGHGYYVTSRTGSLYVWNHFANHTAHNIYLQIFAGTGLIGFTLWSVAMVTVIVQCWRLWEIDRFTRHLAWSLFFCALWYMGWSLGSASFMGPLRYESVIAFTLLGIGVGQSYRDAIRNSRIST
- a CDS encoding AEC family transporter is translated as MEEFKPIIASVIAVFLVMGVGAVCRWAGWLTAEADRTLANLTANVLLPAYFLKNFSSRESADQLESLATTWQAPLMGFLTTAIGFGIALLFARKIGPLVGLKTDASQRAFALCAGICNYGYIPLPLAERFYQTAVIDLIVHNVGVTIALWSIGISIISGTGGDSWKKTLTSIPLWAVVLSIAMSLVGLTEKIPDSVQTAIDSLGSCAIPMGLLLSGAIIIDFVRDRSWIMAPGVILSAIGIRQILLPAILIVTSGAVVTTTDLRTVAMLQAAMPSAVFPIVLAKLYDRDTQTALRVVLGTSLAGLVMIPLWLAIGAWWLGLSQPASTPS
- the glgC gene encoding glucose-1-phosphate adenylyltransferase yields the protein MRDILTVILAGGRGSRLEPLTRDRAKPAVPFGGLYRIIDFVLSNCLNSDMRRLLLLTQYKAQSLDRHINLAWRQYFCRELGEFIDVVPPQQRIAGNWYSGTADAVYQNIYAIEREKPEHVVVLAGDHIYKMNYGPMVEFHRKRGADITIGALRVSVEEAKQFGVMQIDPDHRVVGFQEKPDAPIPTPEDPDVCLASMGIYVFSARFLFEALCNDATNMASDHDFGKNVIPGAINSHVVCAYPFMDENRKSDAYWRDVGTIDAYYEASMDLISIDPQLNLYDEHWPVRAFQPNLPPPKFVFGSEGGSTRRGTALDSLVCQGAIVSGGSVSRSILGPGVRVNSYASVEDSILFDDVNVGRRSRLRRVIVDKGVSIPAETEIGFDPAADAARGLKITESGLVVISRGEKIEPSKVAGSVG